A genomic window from Camelina sativa cultivar DH55 chromosome 2, Cs, whole genome shotgun sequence includes:
- the LOC104721612 gene encoding UDP-glycosyltransferase 79B8-like, with translation MEPNFHAFMFPWFAFGHMIPFIHLANKLAEKGHRVTFLLPKKAQKQLEHLNQFPDSIVFHPLTIPPVNGLPAGAETTSDISISMDNFLSEAMDLTRDQAEAAVHALRPDLIFFDFAHWIPEVAKEHMIKSVSYIIISATAISHLREPDTPLGVPPPGYPSSKVLCRENDAHAFITMPLFYERLYHQVTTGFKRCDVIALRTCREMEGKFCDYVSHQYHKNVLLTGPMLPEPDTSKPLEEHWSHFLSGFPPGSVVFCAFGTQIVLEKDQFQELCLGMELTGLPFLLAVKPPRGSSTIQEGLPEGFEERVKGRGVVWGGWVQQPLILSHPSVGCFVNHCGPGTIWECLLSDCQMVLIPFFGDQVLFTRLLTEEFEVSVEVSREKTGWFSKESLRDAVKSVMDKDSDLGELVRSNHAKLKEILISPGLFAGYVDNFVEALTDLINVKKHD, from the coding sequence ATGGAGCCAAATTTCCATGCATTTATGTTCCCATGGTTTGCTTTTGGTCATATGATTCCTTTTATACATCTTGCAAACAAACTAGCTGAGAAAGGACACCGGGTTACTTTCTTGCTACCTAAGAAAGCTCAAAAACAATTGGAACATCTCAACCAGTTCCCAGACAGTATTGTCTTTCACCCTCTCACAATCCCTCCTGTCAATGGCCTCCCTGCTGGTGCCGAGACAACCTCGGATATCTCAATCTCGATGGACAACTTCTTGTCCGAAGCCATGGATCTTACTCGCGATCAGGCTGAAGCTGCCGTTCATGCTTTGAGACCAGATTTGATCTTCTTCGATTTTGCTCATTGGATTCCAGAAGTGGCTAAAGAGCATATGATCAAGAGTGTGAGCTACATCATAATATCTGCTACAGCTATATCTCATTTACGTGAGCCTGATACTCCATTAGGTGTTCCCCCACCGGGTTATCCTTCTTCGAAGGTGTTGTGCCGTGAAAACGATGCTCATGCTTTTATAACCATGCCGTTATTTTACGAGAGACTTTATCATCAGGTCACTACAGGTTTTAAGAGATGTGATGTCATCGCACTGAGGACATGCAGAGAAATGGAAGGTAAATTTTGCGACTATGTATCGCATCAATACCATAAGAATGTTCTTTTGACTGGTCCAATGCTCCCTGAGCCTGACACAAGTAAACCACTAGAAGAACATTGGAGCCATTTTCTGAGCGGGTTCCCACCGGGGTCTGTAGTGTTTTGTGCATTTGGCACCCAAATTGTTCTTGAGAAGGATCAATTCCAAGAACTCTGCTTAGGGATGGAGCTGACAGGTTTACCCTTTCTTTTAGCTGTAAAGCCACCAAGAGGATCATCGACGATCCAAGAAGGTTTACCAGAAGGGTTCGAGGAGCGGGTTAAGGGGCGTGGTGTGGTTTGGGGAGGATGGGTACAGCAACCTTTGATATTGTCTCATCCATCGGTAGGCTGCTTTGTGAACCACTGTGGTCCTGGAACAATATGGGAGTGTCTCCTGAGTGATTGCCAAATGGTTTTAATTCCATTTTTCGGTGATCAAGTTCTCTTTACAAGATTGTTGACCGAGGAATTCGAGGTTTCTGTAGAAGTTTCGAGAGAAAAAACCGGATGGTTTTCAAAGGAGAGCTTAAGAGATGCGGTCAAGTCTGTGATGGATAAAGACAGTGACCTCGGGGAGCTAGTGAGGAGTAACCACGCCAAATTGAAGGAGATTCTTATTAGTCCTGGACTATTTGCTGGTTACGTGGATAACTTTGTTGAGGCACTGACtgatttgatcaatgtcaagaaacATGATTAG